From the Oceanidesulfovibrio indonesiensis genome, one window contains:
- a CDS encoding lytic transglycosylase domain-containing protein has protein sequence MTIARFPHIFLLHVGIALACLLLALPAWAEWYGYEDPLGMLHLSRTKKNEKYKPLKNLERESDNEEGDVARYEALVNALRDNEAIVEPEGPLAGFTNLPDVSRARGVPSSLTPQRWAVRPFPHPGARGAYMQLIEDAAASHALDPLLVYCVAELESGFQSGAVSPKGAQGLMQIMPATQKELGLSSPFDPAQNIAAGTRYLRWMLDSFKSVPLALAAYNAGPEAVRKYGGVPPYGETRRYVAFIMSRYGRLKGLEMEREENAG, from the coding sequence ATGACGATCGCCCGATTTCCTCATATATTTCTGCTCCACGTGGGAATTGCCCTTGCGTGTCTGCTGCTCGCCCTGCCTGCATGGGCGGAGTGGTACGGCTACGAGGATCCGCTCGGCATGCTGCACCTGAGCCGCACCAAGAAGAACGAAAAGTACAAGCCCCTGAAGAACCTGGAGCGCGAATCCGACAACGAGGAAGGCGACGTGGCGCGGTACGAGGCTCTCGTAAACGCCCTGCGGGACAATGAGGCCATAGTGGAGCCGGAAGGCCCCCTCGCCGGATTCACCAACCTGCCTGACGTATCCCGCGCCAGAGGCGTTCCCTCGTCGCTCACTCCGCAGCGCTGGGCCGTGCGACCTTTTCCTCATCCCGGAGCCCGCGGTGCGTACATGCAGCTCATCGAGGACGCAGCCGCCAGTCACGCGCTCGACCCCCTGCTCGTCTACTGTGTGGCCGAGCTGGAGTCCGGCTTCCAGTCCGGCGCCGTGTCGCCCAAGGGCGCGCAGGGACTCATGCAGATCATGCCTGCGACGCAGAAGGAACTCGGGCTGTCCAGCCCGTTCGACCCGGCACAGAACATTGCGGCCGGCACGCGGTATCTGCGTTGGATGCTCGATTCGTTCAAAAGCGTGCCGCTGGCGCTGGCGGCCTACAACGCCGGACCGGAGGCCGTGCGCAAATATGGAGGCGTACCGCCATATGGCGAGACAAGGCGCTACGTGGCGTTCATCATGTCCCGGTACGGCCGGCTCAAGGGACTGGAGATGGAGAGGGAAGAAAACGCCGGGTGA
- a CDS encoding flagellar biosynthesis anti-sigma factor FlgM, whose protein sequence is MDVKKPLHSIEHLDRTEQNRGNRALREKGGGPMDFATELARCQEASKQEHSKAAAEQERAERVQALKQKVAKGMYRADLHEVARNLLFDDNSEPLL, encoded by the coding sequence ATGGACGTCAAAAAACCTCTGCACTCAATCGAACACCTGGACCGCACCGAGCAGAATCGCGGAAATAGGGCTCTGCGCGAAAAAGGCGGCGGACCCATGGATTTCGCTACGGAGCTTGCCCGCTGCCAGGAAGCCAGTAAACAGGAGCATTCGAAGGCGGCAGCGGAGCAGGAACGGGCTGAGCGCGTCCAGGCCCTCAAACAAAAAGTCGCCAAAGGCATGTACCGCGCCGACCTGCACGAGGTCGCCAGGAACCTGCTTTTCGACGACAACAGCGAGCCGCTCCTCTAA
- a CDS encoding tRNA-binding protein yields MDTDGGMEPQIEWDDFRRVDIRAGRILHAEPLPKARKPAYALTIDFGPLGKKHSSAQITELYAPEELAGRLVLAVVNFPPKRIAGFVSEVLVLGLDSQADVGGTSVSLVGPDHDVAPGARLY; encoded by the coding sequence GTGGATACTGACGGCGGAATGGAACCGCAGATCGAGTGGGATGACTTCCGGCGCGTGGATATCCGCGCCGGTCGCATCCTCCACGCCGAGCCACTGCCCAAGGCGCGCAAGCCAGCCTATGCATTGACTATCGATTTCGGGCCGTTGGGGAAAAAGCATTCCAGCGCCCAGATTACGGAGCTTTATGCGCCTGAAGAACTGGCCGGCCGTCTGGTGCTCGCCGTGGTGAATTTTCCACCAAAACGCATCGCCGGATTCGTTTCCGAAGTGCTCGTGCTCGGGTTGGATTCACAGGCCGATGTCGGAGGAACGAGCGTCAGTCTCGTAGGGCCGGACCACGACGTGGCGCCGGGCGCGCGTTTGTACTGA
- a CDS encoding nitroreductase family protein, whose protein sequence is MDAMEAILTRRSIRAYTDDPVTDEQVETLLRAAMAAPSAGNSQAWAFVVIRDRELLDAVPAVHPYAKMTPQAPLAVLVCGDVSAEKYPGFWVQDCSAAVENLLLAAHAMGLGAVWTGIYPDESRVEGFRRLFSLPEHIVPLALVPLGFPKESKEVSDRYDPAKVKRERWS, encoded by the coding sequence ATGGACGCCATGGAAGCCATACTGACCCGGCGCAGCATCCGCGCCTATACCGACGACCCTGTGACCGACGAGCAGGTGGAAACACTCCTGCGCGCAGCCATGGCCGCCCCCTCTGCGGGCAATTCACAGGCCTGGGCCTTCGTTGTCATCCGGGACCGCGAGTTGCTGGACGCCGTGCCCGCGGTCCATCCCTACGCCAAGATGACGCCTCAGGCGCCGCTGGCCGTACTGGTGTGCGGAGATGTTTCGGCCGAAAAGTACCCGGGATTCTGGGTGCAGGATTGCAGCGCCGCCGTCGAGAATCTGCTGCTGGCGGCTCACGCCATGGGCCTGGGCGCAGTGTGGACCGGCATCTATCCGGACGAGAGCCGGGTAGAGGGTTTCCGGCGCCTGTTCTCCCTGCCTGAGCACATCGTGCCGCTGGCGCTCGTTCCGTTGGGCTTTCCCAAAGAGAGCAAGGAAGTGAGCGACAGGTACGACCCAGCCAAGGTCAAGCGCGAGCGCTGGAGCTAA
- a CDS encoding esterase/lipase family protein: MTTLLIILGLACIAAFWVTSTTLLFFLYESRNTGHMKRLAELGHTSSDVIRRILGFGFPSELGIYLQFLTTPVTAWSWSPSRNRQTDDEDQQTPVLLVHGLYGNASNWLLFRHRLRRLGLRHVYAYSYSSFGPDYFTLMEKLDRMVDATREKHDGRPVFLVGHSLGGLLIRGYASSGMAVENGECKVAGAVTIGAPLGGSKLAALAVGKLGRSIIHRSELIQELEKRDAKPPFPCLALYTPIDNFVLPYDSMVPAMPGWRSEHTPAVTHICLIFSRPVVRRVIGFFKECTK, encoded by the coding sequence ATGACCACGCTGCTCATCATCCTTGGCCTCGCTTGCATCGCCGCATTCTGGGTCACTTCCACCACATTGCTCTTCTTCCTCTACGAATCTCGCAACACCGGCCACATGAAGCGCCTTGCCGAACTCGGCCACACATCATCCGACGTGATCCGGCGCATCCTGGGGTTCGGATTCCCGAGCGAACTCGGCATTTACCTGCAATTTCTCACCACTCCCGTCACGGCATGGTCCTGGTCGCCCTCGCGCAACAGGCAAACCGATGACGAAGACCAGCAGACGCCCGTGCTGCTGGTCCACGGCCTGTACGGCAACGCCTCCAACTGGCTGCTGTTCCGTCACAGGCTCAGGCGTCTGGGGCTGCGCCACGTGTACGCCTACTCCTACAGCTCCTTCGGACCAGATTATTTCACGCTCATGGAGAAGCTGGACCGCATGGTGGACGCGACACGAGAAAAGCACGACGGCCGTCCCGTATTTCTGGTGGGGCACAGCCTGGGGGGACTGCTCATCCGCGGCTATGCCTCCAGCGGCATGGCGGTGGAGAACGGAGAGTGCAAAGTGGCCGGCGCCGTGACCATCGGCGCACCGCTTGGCGGCAGCAAACTCGCCGCCCTGGCTGTCGGCAAGCTGGGACGATCCATTATCCACCGCAGCGAGCTCATCCAGGAGTTGGAAAAGCGCGATGCGAAACCGCCCTTTCCGTGTCTGGCGCTGTACACACCGATCGATAACTTTGTGCTGCCGTATGATTCCATGGTGCCGGCCATGCCAGGCTGGCGCAGCGAGCACACCCCGGCCGTAACGCACATCTGCCTCATCTTCAGCAGGCCGGTGGTGCGGCGCGTGATCGGTTTCTTCAAGGAGTGCACGAAGTGA